A stretch of the Lactuca sativa cultivar Salinas chromosome 9, Lsat_Salinas_v11, whole genome shotgun sequence genome encodes the following:
- the LOC111918021 gene encoding uncharacterized protein LOC111918021 — protein MTYSFGEEGPAIVQLQKWESSRLQANLTQFREAFLSPTRELILLLSYHHEGILLPLVKGEAVSSIVSYPMLSDINSLAWGICEDSNSQHEGALFRELLFVVGDHGLTAHAFCQSIECSESLEPMPDVNSGEWVEWGPSNDAMHINKPENDDEQRRWLRTFLTKAKTVKSEGKLCSRFPDKSQFPSSTTVVSFNIFENDSTLLRDLFHGDDLNNISYKCCSVFVNNSHDLIGFSLIFSPVNTNDESERKQRKKVVVVGRIVSWGIQWVCSVKLDEDVYKVPVDQWVDFKFSDRYLICLNSAGVIFFFGDINGEYIGSVNLLEIYNGGESESRSCTVSTGQSQTSSNFIGLLVASHTSLMAAVDEHGIVYVVRGSDHIPGINNSVEKSLPQFQQLRHQTLVGWEVGGADISHQRSFSKDKMGSKELLPTLRSVFLPTDKYSKDDIICLSPFGITRLSKKYSTVVHFNYHVDSAMIMNDGGQEEEVTVGDAVGCVFHGCFYLVTSEGISVILPSISLELASGCIPVEAIGYRQNNICSMDQTVNLIEIKGLKQPWPTWKTEVLDRVLLYEGYEEADHLCLENGWDLKVSRIRRLQLALDYLNFQEIEISLEMLAGVSLAEEGVLRLVFAAVYLSLNKGGNDNDVSSASRLLSLGTHFSTKMIRRYGSLQHIQNGNGSFTDNMESSRPLLLADKEHNETENSKRLEEMARLLEIIRNMQRRLATKFNKSVTRMGESLKPLEFMDSELSHDDSTHVSSMEPTNEQETTNGLMSVDSVDSRFYSELERSVSQVETRAIPFENPKDMIARWEHLDQKNVVKDALLSGRLPLAVLKLHLHNQEGMDGNNEPHNTFEKVRDIGRAIAYDLFLKGETEVGVATLQKLGEDVESCLRQLVFGTVRRSLRNQITEVMRSQGYFGPYESKILEGLSFVERVYSCSSFHATFLSRRKDLIVNSPEDIKLPVLHILSNNLTIECGEVDGAVLGLWRDVSKYSEIPVVDDDDTHACYWASAAVWSDAWDQRTIDRIVLDRLSLVDFDVSWESQFEYHISHSNWEEASRLIDIIPSYSSQHGNLRISLDGLPSASTEAKTDFNDYGNYIYSIQDLDAVCMDVQDIKILRFPSINTSSMWLKSLVESHLAKKFIFLKEFWDGTEEIVCLLAKSNFVTNSSDAASVDQSTGGDSTDLYFPNIDKDMSGGCFQGLHKLFLHHCIQHNLPHLLDLYLDHHKLGTDRELLSALLEAAGDCQWAKWLVLSRVKGNEYEASFSNARSIASRPGNLEIEEDIIHTVDDIAEGAGEMAAIATLIYAPLPIQDCLSTGSVNRNRSSSAQCTLENLRPAMQRFPTLWRTLVAVCFGQDPTSNYFTSRSKAFRNSALSDYLNWRDNIFYSAGHDTSLEQMLPGWFSKAVRRLVQLYVQGPLGGQSVPGLQVEESYLLRDIDYEDNGNEQSKISTLSWEAAIHRHVEELYGPSAEGSRLGHEHHLHRGRPLAAFIHLLSLRLKKLKLEFETRRMQSDVNGQSNIQSDVHTLLSPITQEEESLLSSVMPLAVMHFEDSVLVASCAFLLELCGISPTMLQVDISALRRISSFFKSIDQNLEGDISGSLARALAEYYLKNYNTGSGIVKEKDNNSKQKQATRALVIVLQNLEKASLPSMDTTGDTCGSWLMTGNGDGTELRSQQKAASQHWSLVTEFCRMHQISISTKYLTVLAKDNDWVGFLSEAQIEGQPFDTVFQVASKEFSDPCLKVHISTVLKGMQSKKNAPSSSNFNNPNKKNESSSFLDDNINNYIPVELFGIIADCEKQKNPGETLLLKAKDLCWSVLAMVASCFPDVSPLCCLTVWLEITAARETTSIKVNDIASQISTNVAAAVEANNFLPVTARAQTLHYNRRNPKRRRLMDSIPVDTLTSKDSDVSTASSSIFLDQGIIFGGENKEMADENKVSTESDKVLDSLSKMVAVLCEQRLFLPLLRAFEMFLPSCALLPFIRALQAFSQMRLSEASVHLGSFSARIKEEHLNMQRDGCMNTSWVSSIAEKASESMLMTCPSPYEKRCLLQLLSATDFGDGGSAMAHYRRLYWKINLAEPLLRKDDVLHLGNETLDDASLLTALEENGHWEQARNWTKQLEATGGPWKSAVHHVTETQAESMVAEWKEFLWDVPEERVALWGHCQMLFLRYSFPPLQAGLFFLKHAEAVDKDLPPKELHELLLLSLQWLSGTITQTPPVYPLHLLRELETRVWLLAVESEAEVKTEGELTLNSQSRETGYGNGKGSSIVDHTASIVSKMDNHINTIKTRNDLSHHRGGPQVIDKSKRRAKGIVTSRKAFVDVEKAAEVSLDTEENLSFSRWEESIGPAELERAVLSLLEFGQITAARQLQHKLSPSHFPSEFVLVDAALKLAEISTPGNKVAISMLDDDVRSVIQSHNLPTHHQFIDPIQVLESLTGFFVDGRGRGLCKRLVSVVKAANVLGVTFSEAFDKHPIELLQLLSLKAQDSFEEASLLIQTHSMPAASIAQILAESFLKGLLAAHRGGYMDSQKEEGPAPLLWRFSDFLKWAELCPSESEIGHALMRLVITGQEIPHACEVELLILSHHFYKSSACLDGVDVLVALAATRVDAYVSEGDFACLARLITGVGNFHALNFILGILIENGQLELLLQKYSAAADTHTGTAQAVRGFRMAVLTSLKQFNPKDLDSFAMVYNHFDMKHETASLLESRAEQSYQMWFLRYNKDHTEDLLESMRYFIEAAQVHSSIDAGNKTRAACASASLVSLQIRMPDFQWLTLSATKARRALVDQSRFQEALIVAEAYNLNQPGEWALVLWNQMLKPELTEQFVAEFVAVLPLHPTMLAEIARFYRAEVAARGDQSQFSVWLTGGGLPAEWAKYLERSFRCLLKRTRDLRLRLQLATVATGFSDVIDGCLKALDRVPDNGGPLVLRKGHGGAYLPLM, from the exons ATGACTTATAGCTTTGGTGAAGAGGGCCCTGCCATTGTGCAGTTGCAAAAATGGGAATCTTCTCGATTGCAAGCAAACCTGACACAGTTCCGTGAAGCTTTCCTTTCCCCAACCAGGGAACTTATACTATTGCTTTCATATCACCATGAAGGGATACTTCTTCCTCTAGTCAAAG GTGAAGCTGTAAGTAGTATTGTAAGCTATCCCATGCTTTCTGATATAAATTCACTTGCTTGGGGTATATGTGAAGATTCAAATAGTCAACATGAGGGGGCTTTATTTAGAGAACTTCTCTTTGTGGTTGGAGATCATGGGCTGACTGCTCATGCATTTTGTCAATCCATTGAGTGTAGTGAATCCCTTGAACCTATGCCAGATGTAAATAGTGGAGAATGGGTTGAATGGGGCCCATCTAATGATGCAATGCATATAAATAAACCGGAAAATGATGATGAACAAAGGAGATGGTTGAGAACTTTCCTTACTAAAGCCAAAACAGTCAAATCCGAAGGCAAGCTTTGTAGTAGATTCCCAGATAAGTCTCAATTCCCATCTTCCACTACAGTTGTTTCCTTCAACATTTTTGAGAATGATTCTACACTTCTGAGAGACCTATTTCATGGAGATGATTTGAACAACATTTCATACAAATGCTGTAGCGTGTTTGTTAATAATTCACATGACCTGATTGGGTTTTCCTTAATCTTTTCTCCTGTGAACACCAATGATGAATCTGAAAGGAAACAAAGAAAAAAAGTAGTAGTTGTTGGTAGGATAGTCAGCTGGGGCATACAGTGGGTTTGCTCAGTGAAGCTTGATGAAGATGTATATAAAGTTCCTGTGGATCAATGGGTGGACTTCAAATTTTCTGATAGATATCTTATATGCCTTAATTCTGCTGGTGTAATATTCTTTTTTGGTGATATAAATGGTGAATACATAGGATCTGTCAATCTGCTAGAGATATATAATGGAGGTGAAAGTGAAAGTAGGTCTTGTACAGTATctactggtcaaagtcaaactagTAGTAATTTTATTGGTCTTCTTGTTGCTTCACATACATCACTGATGGCTGCAGTTGATGAGCATGGTATAGTTTATGTAGTTCGTGGTAGTGACCATATTCCAGGCATAAATAACTCAGTTGAGAAGTCTCTTCCACAGTTTCAACAATTAAGGCACCAGACTTTGGTTGGGTGGGAGGTTGGTGGTGCTGATATCAGCCACCAGAGAAGCTTTTCCAAGGACAAAATGGGAAGTAAAGAGTTATTACCTACTTTGAGAAGTGTATTTCTTCCAACAGATAAATATAGTAAAGATGATATTATATGTCTTTCCCCATTTGGAATCACCAGGCTTAGTAAAAAATATAGTACAGTTGTCCATTTCAACTACCATGTAGACTCGGCTATGATTATGAATGATGGTGGTCAGGAAGAGGAAGTCACTGTAGGAGATGCAGTTGGATGTGTGTTTCATGGGTGTTTTTATCTGGTCACATCGGAGGGTATTTCTGTAATTCTACCCTCTATTTCATTGGAATTAGCTTCTGGTTGTATTCCTGTTGAAGCTATTGGATACCGACAGAATAATATCTGCTCTATGGATCAAACTGTGAACCTAATTGAAATAAAAGGATTGAAGCAGCCATGGCCAACTTGGAAAACTGAGGTTTTAGATAGAGTTCTTTTGTATGAAGGATATGAAGAAGCAGATCATTTATGCTTGGAAAacg GGTGGGACCTGAAGGTTTCCCGGATTCGTCGGTTGCAATTGGCACTGGATTACTTGAACTTTCAGGAGATTGAGAT TTCGTTAGAGATGCTTGCTGGTGTGAGTTTGGCAGAAGAAGGCGTCCTGAGATTGGTCTTTGCTGCTGTTTATTTGTCATTGAATAAAGGTGGAAATGATAATGATGTATCATCTGCATCAAG GCTTCTGTCATTGGGCACCCATTTCTCTACAAAAATGATACGTAGATATGGATCATTGCAGCATATTCAAAATGGAAATGGATCATTTACAGACAACATGGAAAGTTCTCGTCCTTTGCTTTTAGCAGATAAAGAACATAATGAAACTGAAAATTCAAAAAGACTGGAGGAAATGGCCCGTTTGCTGGAAATCATACGAAACATGCAACGTCGTCTTGCTACCAAATTTAACAAATCTGTTACACGAATG GGGGAGAGTTTGAAGCCATTGGAATTTATGGATTCAGAGTTATCACACGATGATTCCACACATGTTTCTTCAATGGAACCAACAAATGAGCAGGAAACAACCAATGGTTTGATGtcggttgactcagttgactctAGATTCTATTCAGAGTTGGAGAGATCTGTTTCTCAAGTAGAAACAAGAGCTATTCCATTTGAAAATCCTAAGGATATGATCGCACGTTGGGAACATTTGGACCAAAAAAATGTTGTGAAAGATGCCTTACTTTCTGGGCGTCTTCCATTAGCAGTTCTTAAATTGCATCTTCATAATCAAGAAGGTATGGATGGTAACAATGAGCCTCACAATACTTTTGAGAAAGTCCGTGATATTGGAAGGGCCATTGCTTATGACCTATTTCTAAAG GGTGAAACTGAAGTTGGTGTAGCCACACTGCAAAAGCTAGGAGAGGATGTGGAAAGTTGCCTAAGGCAGCTGGTTTTTGGCACTGTTAGGAGATCCCTTCGAAACCAAATAACTGAAGTGATGAGAAGTCAGGGGTATTTTGGACCATACGAGTCGAAGATATTGGAAGGGTTATCATTTGTTGAG AGGGTCTACTCTTGCAGTAGTTTTCATGCAACATTTCTTTCCCGGCGAAAGGACTTAATTGTCAATTCACCAGAAGACATCAAGCTGCCTGTGTTGCATATACTATCTAACAACCTTACTATTGAATGTGGTGAAGTTGATGGAGCTGTTTTAGGTTTATGGAGAGATGTGAGCAAATATTCAGAGATTCCTGTGGTTGATGATGATGACACTCATGCTTGTTATTGGGCTTCTGCTGCAGTCTGGTCTGATGCTTGGGATCAGAGAACCATAGATCGT ATAGTGTTAGACAGGCTTTCTCTTGTTGATTTTGATGTATCATGGGAGTCACAATTTGAGTACCACATAAGCCACAGTAATTGGGAGGAAGCTTCTAGACTCATTGACATAATTCCATCATACTCATCACAACATGGAAACCTTCGAATCAGTTTAGATGGTTTACCAAGTGCTTCTACTGAAGCCAAAACTGATTTCAACGATTATGGAAACTACATATATTCTATACAAGACTTAGATGCTGTATGCATGGATGTCCAAGATATAAAAATACTAAGGTTCCCATCGATTAATACATCCTCCATGTGGCTAAAATCACTTGTGGAATCACATCTTGCTAAAAAGTTCATATTTCTTAAAGAATTCTGGGATGGCACTGAGGAAATAGTATGTCTTCTCGCAAAGTCAAACTTTGTCACAAATTCCAGTGATGCAGCTTCTGTTGACCAGTCAACAGGAGGAGATTCAACAGATCTTTATTTCCCAAATATTGATAAAGACATGAGTGGTGGTTGTTTCCAGGGTCTTCATAAGCTTTTTCTGCATCATTGTATTCAACATAACTTGCCACACCTACTTGATCTTTACCTTGATCACCATAAGTTGGGTACAGATCGTGAACTTCTTTCTGCCTTGCTAGAAGCTGCT GGAGATTGTCAATGGGCAAAATGGTTGGTGTTATCAAGGGTTAAAGGGAACGAATACGAGGCATCATTTTCAAATGCTAGGTCAATTGCATCACGTCCTGGGAATCTGGAAATAGAGGAGGATATAATTCATACAGTTGATGACATTGCTGAAGGAGCAGGAGAAATGGCAGCAATAGCAACATTGATATACGCACCTCTTCCTATTCAAGACTGTTTAAGCACTGGTAGTGTAAATAGAAACCGCAGCTCTTCAGCTCAGTGTACTTTAGAAAATCTAAGGCCAGCCATGCAACGATTTCCTACACTATGGCGCACGTTAGTTGCAGTGTGTTTCGGACAAGATCCAACTTCCAACTATTTTACCTCCAGATCAAAAG CATTCAGAAATTCTGCTTTATCAGACTATCTTAACTGGCGTGACAATATCTTTTACTCTGCTGGACATGATACTTCACTTGAACAAATGCTCCCTGGATGGTTCTCTAAGGCTGTCCGCAGACTTGTTCAGCTTTATGTGCAG GGTCCTCTTGGTGGGCAATCTGTACCGGGGTTACAAGTGGAAGAATCTTATCTTCTTAGAGATATTGATTATGAAGATAATGGTAATGAACAATCAAAGATCAGCACATTGTCTTGGGAAGCTGCTATCCATAGGCATGTAGAGGAATTATATGGGCCTTCAGCAGAG GGATCAAGACTTGGACATGAGCATCACCTACACCGTGGACGCCCCTTGGCGGCTTTTATACATCTCCTATCTTTAAGactaaaaaaattgaaattggaATTTGAGACACGCAGAATGCAGTCAGATGTAAACGGGCAATCAAATATTCAATCTGATGTTCACACTCTACTTTCTCCAATAACACAAGAGGAAGAATCTCTTCTTTCATCT GTTATGCCCCTTGCAGTCATGCATTTTGAAGATTCCGTATTAGTGGCTTCCTGTGCTTTTCTTTTGGAGCTCTGTGGCATATCTCCTACTATGCTTCAAGTGGACATTTCTGCCCTCAGGCGGATATCTTCCTTCTTTAAATCTATTGATCAAAATCTTGAAGGTGATATTAGTGGCTCTCTGGCCCGAGCATTGGCTGAATACTATTTGAAAAATTACAACACTGGCAGTGGCATTGTCAAGGAAAAAGATAATAATAGTAAACAAAAACAAGCCACTCGAGCACTTGTGATTGTCCTTCAGAATTTGGAAAAAGCAAGTCTTCCATCAATGGATACTACTGGAGATACATGTGGATCTTGGCTAATGACTGGAAATGGTGATGGAACAGAATTGAGATCACAACAGAAAGCTGCAAGTCAACACTGGAGTTTAGTTACTGAATTTTGTAGAATGCATCAGATATCCATCAGTACTAAATATCTTACTGTGTTAGCTAAAGACAATGACTGGGTTGGATTTTTGTCAGAGGCTCAGATCGAAGGGCAACCTTTTGACACCGTATTCCAAGTG GCTTCAAAGGAGTTCAGTGATCCATGTCTAAAGGTTCACATTTCAACAGTTCTTAAAGGAATGCAGTCAAAGAAAAACGCCCCTTCATCTTCAAACTTCAATAACCCGAACAAAAAGAACGAATCTTCTTCCTTCCTGGATGATAACATTAACAATTACATTCCTGTTGAACTTTTTGGTATAATAGCCGATTGTGAGAAGCAGAAAAACCCTGGAGAGACTCTCTTGTTAAAAGCAAAAGATTTGTGCTGGTCAGTTTTAGCAATGGTTGCTTCATGTTTTCCAGATGTATCTCCTTTATGCTGCCTCACTGTTTGGCTAGAGATAACAGCAGCAAG GGAGACAACATCCATTAAAGTGAACGACATTGCTTCCCAAATATCTACAAATGTTGCAGCAGCTGTGGAAGCTAACAATTTCTTACCAGTAACTGCTAGAGCCCAAACACTTCATTACAACCGCCGGAATCCCAAACGAAGGCGGCTTATGGATTCCATTCCGGTTGACACATTAACTTCAAAGGATTCTGATGTATCTACTGCTTCCAGTAGCATATTTCTTGATCAAGGAATTATTTTTGGAGGCGAAAACAAAGAAATGGCTGATGAAAATAAAGTTTCAACTGAATCTGATAAAGTACTCGATTCTTTATCTAAAATGGTGGCAGTGCTTTGTGAGCAACGTCTCTTTCTTCCTTTGCTAAGAGCTTTTGAAATGTTTCTCCCTTCATGTGCCCTACTTCCCTTCATCCGTGCTCTTCAG GCATTCTCTCAGATGCGTCTATCAGAAGCTTCTGTTCATCTAGGATCCTTTTCAGCCAGAATCAAAGAAGAACATTTGAACATGCAAAGAGACGGGTGTATGAACACTTCATGGGTGAGTTCAATTGCTGAGAAAGCTTCTGAATCCATGCTTATGACATGTCCATCGCCTTATGAAAAAAGATGCTTATTGCAACTATTATCCGCTACTGATTTTGGTGATGGGGGATCTGCCATGGCACACTACCGGAGGTTGTATTGGAAGATAAACTTAGCAGAGCCTTTGTTGCGAAAAGATGATGTGTTACATTTAGGAAATGAAACTTTGGATGATGCTTCACTTTTAACTGCACTAGAAGAAAATGGACACTGGGAACAGGCGCGTAATTGGACAAAACAGTTGGAGGCAACTGGTGGGCCATGGAAGTCAGCTGTACACCATGTCACTGAAACACAG GCTGAATCAATGGTGGCAGAGTGGAAAGAGTTTCTTTGGGATGTTCCGGAAGAAAGGGTTGCATTGTGGGGTCACTGCCAGATGCTTTTTCTCAGATATTCTTTTCCTCCATTACAG GCTGGATTATTCTTCCTGAAACATGCAGAAGCTGTAGACAAAGATCTTCCACCAAAGGAACTACATGAATTGTTGCTTCTTTCTCTCCAGTGGTTAAGTGGGACCATAACTCAAACTCCTCC AGTTTATCCATTGCATCTTCTTCGGGAACTTGAAACAAGAGTTTGGCTTCTAGCAGTAGAATCAGAAGCTGAGGTCAAAACTGAAGGAGAGTTGACCCTAAATAGTCAAAGTAGGGAAACTGGATATGGAAATGGAAAGGGATCAAGTATTGTAGACCATACTGCAAGCATCGTGTCAAAAATGGACAATCATATTAACACAATCAAGACTAGAAATGACCTGTCACATCACAGGGGGGGCCCACAGGTCATAGATAAGTCAAAACGTAGAGCTAAAGGCATTGTGACATCAAGAAAGGCTTTTGTTGATGTTGAAAAGGCTGCTGAGGTTTCTTTGGACACagaagaaaatttatctttttcaagaTGGGAGGAAAGTATTGGACCCGCTGAGCTGGAAAGGGCGGTTTTGTCTTTGTTGGAATTTGGACAAATAACAGCTGCTCGACAGCTTCAACATAAGCTATCTCCTTCACATTTTCCTTCAGAATTTGTTCTTGTGGATGCAGCTTTGAAGCTTGCTGAGATCTCAACTCCTGGAAATAAAGTAGCAATTTCCATGTTGGATGATGATGTGCGTTCTGTAATTCAGTCGCATAATCTGCCAACTCACCATCAATTTATTGATCCTATTCAG gtATTGGAGAGTTTGACAGGCTTCTTTGTAGATGGAAGAGGACGTGGGTTATGTAAAAGATTGGTCTCTGTTGTAAAAGCTGCAAATGTGttgggtgttacattttcagaggCATTTGATAAACATCCAATTGAACTCCTACAACTTCTTTCTCTCAAAGCACAAGATTCTTTCGAGGAAGCTAGTCTTTTAATTCAAACTCATTCCATGCCAGCTGCTAGTATTGCTCAGATTCTTGCAGAATCCTTTTTAAAG GGATTATTAGCTGCACATCGTGGTGGATATATGGATTCTCAAAAGGAGGAAGGTCCTGCTCCTTTGTTATGGAGATTTTCAGATTTTTTGAAATGGGCTGAGCTGTGTCCTTCAGAATCAGAAATTGGTCATGCTTTGATGCGTTTAGTGATTACAGGACAGGAAATACCACATGCCTGTGAG GTTGAGCTGCTAATTCTGTCGCACCATTTCTACAAATCATCTGCTTGTCTGGATGGTGTTGATGTTCTTGTAGCCCTGGCAGCAACAAGAGTGGATGCTTACGTGTCAGAAGGCGACTTCGCATGTTTGGCTCGCCTAATAACCGGAGTTGGAAACTTCCATGCCCTTAATTTCATACTTGGAATCCTTATCGAAAACGGACAGCTGGaacttcttcttcaaaaatacTCCGCCGCAGCCGACACTCACACCGGAACAGCCCAGGCCGTCCGCGGTTTCCGCATGGCCGTCCTTACATCACTCAAGCAATTTAACCCCAAAGATCTCGATTCTTTCGCTATG GTGTACAATCACTTTGACATGAAGCATGAAACAGCATCACTCCTGGAATCACGTGCCGAACAGTCATACCAAATGTGGTTCCTACGTTACAACAAAGACCACACGGAAGACCTTCTGGAATCCATGCGGTACTTCATCGAAGCCGCGCAAGTCCACTCCTCCATAGACGCCGGAAACAAAACCCGCGCCGCTTGCGCCAGCGCATCACTCGTTTCCCTCCAAATCCGCATGCCCGATTTCCAATGGCTGACACTCTCCGCCACCAAAGCCCGCCGCGCCTTGGTGGACCAGTCCCGCTTCCAGGAAGCGTTAATTGTGGCGGAAGCCTACAACCTCAATCAGCCCGGCGAGTGGGCCCTCGTGCTCTGGAACCAAATGTTGAAACCGGAGCTAACCGAACAGTTTGTGGCGGAGTTTGTGGCGGTGTTGCCGCTCCACCCCACCATGCTGGCGGAGATCGCCAGGTTTTATAGGGCGGAGGTGGCGGCGCGTGGGGACCAGTCGCAGTTTTCGGTTTGGTTGACAGGTGGCGGGTTGCCGGCTGAGTGGGCCAAGTATTTGGAGAGGTCGTTTAGGTGTTTGTTGAAGAGGACTAGGGATTTGAGGTTGAGGTTACAGCTGGCGACGGTTGCCACCGGGTTTAGTGATGTCATTGATGGGTGTTTGAAAGCGTTGGATCGGGTTCCGGATAATGGTGGGCCCCTTGTCTTGAGGAAAGGCCATGGTGGGGCCTACCTTCCTCTAATGTAA